DNA from Pseudomonas mendocina:
CGACGACGTGATCATCGAAAAGGCTGAAGTCGTAGCCGAGTAAGTCGATGATCCTGCTGATCTCCGATCTGCACCTCGAAGAGAAACGCCCGGACATCACCCGGGCGTTTCTGCATTTTCTTGCCACGCGCGCACCTCAAGCCGAAGCCCTGTACATCCTCGGTGACTTCTTCGAGGTCTGGATCGGCGACGACGGCATGACGCCCTTCCAGCATGAGATCGCCCAAGCCCTGCGAACGCTGAGCGATAGCGGCACGCGTATCTACCTGATGCATGGCAATCGCGACTTTCTGCTCGGCAAGCGCTTCTGTCGTGAGGCGGGCTGCACCTTGCTGAGCGACCCGCACAAGGTGCAGATGGGCGGCGAGTCGGTACTGCTGATGCATGGCGACAGCCTGTGCACCCTCGATGTCGGCTATATGAAGCTGCGCCGCTGGCTGCGCAATCCGCTTTCGCTGCTGATTCTGCGCAA
Protein-coding regions in this window:
- a CDS encoding UDP-2,3-diacylglucosamine diphosphatase, giving the protein MILLISDLHLEEKRPDITRAFLHFLATRAPQAEALYILGDFFEVWIGDDGMTPFQHEIAQALRTLSDSGTRIYLMHGNRDFLLGKRFCREAGCTLLSDPHKVQMGGESVLLMHGDSLCTLDVGYMKLRRWLRNPLSLLILRNLPLSARQKLARKLRNESRAQTRMKASEIVDVTPQEVLKVMAAHGVRTLIHGHTHRPAVHELEVNGQTARRIVLGDWDRQGWALQIDDEGFNQAPFELTPA